One genomic segment of Chitinophaga parva includes these proteins:
- a CDS encoding alpha/beta fold hydrolase produces MKFTVKDGTEIYYKDWGTGQPIVFHHGWPLSSDDWDAQMMFFLQHGYRVIAHDRRGHGRSTQVSEGHDMETYISDAAQLYDHLGLQNAIHVGHSTGGGEVIAYTARYGKGKVAKAVLISAVTPLMLKTDKNTDGVPLAVFDDIRQGTGFNRAQFYQDLTIPFYGYNREGAKISQGVRDNWWRQGMMGSVKAHYDGIKAFSETDFTEDLKSVDIPVLVLHGEDDQIVPYANAAPKAVKLLKNGKLISYPGFPHGMPTTEAATINADILAFIKG; encoded by the coding sequence ATGAAATTCACAGTAAAAGACGGCACTGAAATTTACTACAAGGACTGGGGCACCGGGCAGCCCATTGTATTCCACCACGGCTGGCCTTTGTCCAGCGACGATTGGGATGCACAAATGATGTTCTTCCTGCAACATGGTTACCGCGTGATAGCCCATGACCGCCGCGGCCACGGCCGGTCCACCCAGGTATCAGAAGGCCATGACATGGAAACCTACATCTCAGACGCAGCCCAGCTCTACGACCACCTGGGTCTGCAGAACGCCATCCACGTGGGCCATTCTACGGGCGGGGGCGAAGTGATCGCCTACACAGCAAGATATGGAAAAGGTAAAGTGGCAAAAGCGGTGTTGATCAGCGCTGTAACGCCATTGATGCTCAAAACAGATAAGAACACCGATGGCGTGCCTTTAGCTGTATTCGACGATATCCGCCAGGGTACCGGTTTTAACCGCGCGCAGTTTTACCAGGACCTCACCATTCCCTTCTACGGTTATAACCGCGAGGGCGCAAAGATCTCCCAGGGTGTGCGCGACAACTGGTGGCGCCAGGGTATGATGGGCAGTGTAAAAGCCCATTATGACGGTATCAAGGCGTTTTCAGAAACGGATTTTACAGAAGACCTGAAAAGCGTTGACATTCCCGTACTGGTACTGCATGGGGAAGACGACCAGATCGTGCCCTATGCCAATGCGGCGCCTAAAGCGGTGAAACTGCTGAAGAATGGAAAACTGATCTCCTACCCGGGCTTCCCGCACGGCATGCCTACTACGGAAGCTGCCACCATCAATGCGGATATCCTGGCGTTCATCAAAGGCTGA
- a CDS encoding glycoside hydrolase family 2 TIM barrel-domain containing protein: MNILRHKRPERATRTFALLLPLLAMLTAAQAQTNSRQVINFNNDWELFRIDSAQQLKRAVNTRNGNSFVSQFNQETVTSKRLPADSIRAQETREALYGFSVEYPAIAQAGWEPISLPHPARYEQELNPNVNGFTGICYYRKTFHLPPGSADKHNYIRFEGAMHTATAWINGRFITQHAGGYLPFNVPLDGNVHDGANEIIVRVDNRDNVNVPPGKPLARMGFLYWSGIYRGAWLVTTDKIFITDPTDANTVAGGGVFVRPQHISARSAEVVIRTQLKNLAAQSSPVILKQTLINSATKARLTSVVKMTIAGGATTDTTQSITVPHPALWSPDAPHLYTVVTEVWQNKRLVDEMRQQVGIRKLSYTRAGGFELNDRPLRIVGTNRHQDFPFVGNALTAAMQQRDLKRIKEAGFNFVRLSHYPQDPSVYTFCDSIGLMLGDPIPGWQFFNANEVFSQRVFSDIRQMIRRDRNHPSVVMWEVSLNETYPADSFRIASSRVAHEEYPGDNFFTAGDTYAAKHTAWDVPYNSWEDPFGRPQDVQPEQPGFVREYGDYEFGGDRSTTRVTRADGEQALLQSAWNFQWEHNLLSGPQYYPWTIGDATWAFYDGFEATHNTTSNWGSVDIYRIPKFSYYFFRSQLPALQPVFGAANKPMVYIANWWTPADQPGKVVVYANCDAVALYRNDTLIRQQQPDHGPDTEYGDFDKGGHPFDGGNARHLAHPPFTFTDIRWQPGTLKAVGYIKGKPVAEQVVHSPGEATRVGLQDDTEGIPLQADGADAVFVHARVMDANGTVICTDNATQVAFSVRGNGRMISPAVVTVRGGIASVLVQAERGGGIITVTASSKGLGNADLRINTVKQ, from the coding sequence GTGAATATACTACGCCATAAACGCCCGGAACGGGCCACACGCACCTTTGCACTCCTCCTGCCACTGCTGGCAATGCTAACAGCAGCCCAAGCGCAAACCAACAGCCGGCAGGTCATTAATTTTAACAACGACTGGGAACTGTTCCGGATAGATTCCGCACAGCAGTTAAAAAGGGCGGTCAATACCCGGAACGGCAATTCGTTCGTATCGCAGTTCAACCAGGAAACGGTTACCAGTAAGCGGTTGCCGGCAGACAGCATCCGTGCGCAGGAAACACGGGAAGCGCTGTATGGATTTTCCGTGGAATACCCGGCAATAGCGCAAGCTGGCTGGGAGCCCATTTCATTGCCCCACCCTGCCCGGTATGAGCAGGAGCTCAATCCTAATGTAAATGGATTCACCGGGATCTGTTATTACCGCAAGACATTCCATCTTCCGCCCGGCAGCGCGGATAAACACAACTACATCCGGTTTGAAGGCGCCATGCATACAGCCACCGCCTGGATCAACGGGCGGTTCATCACCCAGCATGCGGGGGGGTACCTTCCTTTTAATGTTCCCTTAGATGGCAACGTGCATGACGGCGCCAATGAGATCATTGTAAGGGTGGACAACCGGGATAATGTTAACGTGCCACCGGGTAAGCCTTTGGCACGCATGGGCTTTTTGTACTGGAGCGGTATTTACCGCGGTGCATGGCTGGTAACGACGGACAAAATATTTATCACCGATCCAACAGATGCCAACACCGTGGCGGGTGGCGGTGTTTTTGTACGGCCGCAGCACATCTCCGCACGCAGTGCCGAAGTAGTGATCCGCACACAGCTAAAAAACCTAGCTGCACAATCATCCCCGGTTATTTTAAAGCAAACGTTGATCAATTCCGCCACGAAGGCCCGCTTAACCAGTGTGGTAAAAATGACAATAGCCGGCGGTGCTACGACAGATACCACGCAATCCATCACGGTGCCGCATCCTGCACTTTGGTCGCCGGATGCACCTCACCTTTACACCGTGGTTACGGAAGTGTGGCAAAACAAGCGGCTGGTGGATGAAATGCGCCAGCAGGTGGGCATCCGTAAACTTTCGTATACCCGTGCAGGTGGGTTTGAGCTGAATGACCGGCCGCTGCGCATTGTGGGCACTAACCGGCACCAGGATTTCCCGTTTGTGGGCAATGCCCTTACAGCGGCCATGCAGCAGCGCGACCTGAAGCGGATCAAGGAAGCAGGGTTCAATTTTGTGCGCTTATCCCACTACCCGCAGGACCCGTCTGTGTACACCTTTTGTGATTCCATTGGGCTGATGCTGGGCGATCCTATCCCGGGCTGGCAATTCTTTAATGCCAACGAGGTGTTTTCGCAACGGGTGTTCTCAGACATCCGGCAGATGATCCGGCGCGACCGCAACCACCCGTCCGTAGTGATGTGGGAAGTGAGCCTGAATGAAACCTACCCGGCAGACAGCTTCCGGATCGCTTCTTCACGGGTTGCCCATGAAGAATACCCGGGCGATAATTTCTTCACTGCCGGCGATACATATGCCGCCAAACATACCGCCTGGGATGTGCCCTACAATAGCTGGGAAGATCCGTTTGGAAGGCCGCAGGATGTACAGCCGGAACAACCAGGTTTTGTCCGGGAGTATGGTGATTATGAATTTGGTGGAGACCGCTCTACCACGCGCGTGACCCGGGCGGATGGTGAACAGGCCTTGTTGCAAAGTGCCTGGAACTTTCAATGGGAACATAACCTGCTTTCCGGCCCGCAGTATTATCCCTGGACCATTGGCGATGCCACCTGGGCATTCTATGACGGGTTTGAGGCTACGCATAATACTACTTCCAACTGGGGCTCTGTGGATATTTACCGCATTCCTAAATTCAGCTATTATTTTTTCCGGAGCCAGTTGCCCGCGCTGCAACCGGTTTTTGGTGCGGCCAATAAGCCGATGGTGTATATCGCTAACTGGTGGACGCCGGCGGACCAGCCCGGGAAAGTGGTGGTGTATGCCAATTGTGATGCGGTAGCATTGTACAGGAACGATACACTCATCCGGCAGCAACAGCCGGATCATGGCCCTGATACGGAGTATGGTGATTTTGATAAAGGTGGCCATCCTTTTGATGGAGGCAATGCCAGGCATTTAGCGCATCCACCTTTCACGTTTACGGATATACGCTGGCAACCAGGCACGTTGAAAGCGGTGGGGTATATCAAGGGCAAACCGGTGGCAGAGCAGGTTGTTCACTCACCTGGTGAAGCTACCCGGGTAGGGCTGCAGGATGATACGGAAGGCATCCCGTTGCAGGCGGATGGTGCAGATGCAGTATTTGTGCATGCACGGGTTATGGATGCGAATGGCACTGTTATTTGTACGGATAATGCAACGCAGGTGGCGTTTAGTGTGCGGGGTAATGGCAGGATGATCAGCCCGGCCGTGGTAACGGTGCGGGGTGGTATTGCATCTGTGCTGGTGCAGGCGGAGCGTGGTGGAGGTATTATTACGGTGACAGCAAGTTCCAAGGGACTGGGGAATGCTGATTTGCGGATCAATACTGTAAAGCAATAG
- a CDS encoding COG1470 family protein yields MLKESLPTRSRKSYWTRYLLCIVFFTGHTMLKAQQPASAPDAKSEFTVRLINIEAAVNETFRFNATLHNAATTPVVYELSAGAPPGWMVAFRVQGTPVTALNLLGAKSEDISIEMNPSPGTKPGKYTVPVRAVSGRDTLALALEAVVKGSYGVDLSTPTGRLSDDVTSGAHKEIHLTVKNTGTLPLKDLDISAQLPSQWECTFDPAKITQLDPDKSQEVIAKMSVPDKTIAGDYATTFNVRNPESNAQAVFRVTVKTSLLAGWIGILVILAALGLVYYLIRRYGRR; encoded by the coding sequence ATGTTAAAAGAATCTCTACCTACCCGCTCGCGCAAGTCATACTGGACGCGCTACTTGCTATGCATCGTCTTTTTTACAGGGCACACCATGCTGAAGGCGCAGCAACCCGCCTCCGCCCCGGATGCTAAATCCGAATTTACCGTCCGGCTGATCAACATCGAAGCGGCGGTCAATGAAACATTCCGCTTCAATGCCACCCTGCACAACGCCGCCACCACGCCCGTGGTCTATGAGCTGTCTGCCGGTGCACCGCCCGGCTGGATGGTAGCCTTCCGGGTCCAGGGCACACCGGTTACCGCCCTCAACCTGCTGGGCGCAAAATCAGAGGACATCTCCATTGAAATGAATCCCTCGCCCGGCACCAAGCCTGGTAAGTACACGGTGCCCGTCCGCGCGGTATCCGGCAGGGACACACTGGCCCTGGCACTGGAAGCGGTGGTGAAAGGAAGCTATGGTGTAGATCTCTCCACGCCCACCGGCCGCCTCAGCGATGACGTTACTTCCGGCGCGCACAAGGAGATCCACCTCACGGTGAAGAACACGGGTACCCTGCCTTTGAAAGACCTGGACATCTCCGCCCAGTTACCTTCTCAATGGGAATGCACCTTTGACCCGGCCAAGATCACGCAACTGGACCCCGACAAGTCGCAGGAGGTGATTGCCAAAATGAGTGTGCCGGACAAAACCATCGCCGGCGACTATGCCACCACTTTCAACGTACGCAACCCGGAAAGCAATGCGCAAGCTGTTTTCCGCGTTACCGTGAAAACCTCCCTGCTGGCGGGGTGGATCGGCATCCTGGTGATCCTCGCGGCACTGGGCCTGGTGTATTACCTCATCCGCAGGTACGGCCGCAGGTAA
- a CDS encoding ABC transporter ATP-binding protein, which translates to MNDPIIQLEGLTKCYGKKKAVDGLDLVIRKGEIFGLLGPNGAGKTTTILMMLGLTEPTAGTVHVCGHNATRHPIAVKRSVGYMPDSVGFYDNMTALENLLYIGRLNGLAEQELKARAAATLELVGLAGDMDKKTSTFSRGMKQRLGLADVLIKQPAVIILDEPTLGIDPSGVRDFLALIRQLSRQQGLTVLISSHHLHHVQQVCDRVGLFVNGRLEVEGNIDTLSGNLLAREGYVTTVTLAQAIAQPWPLLPAFTALDGVKEVAVQDHVATFSCERDITPSIVRLLVEKGCDITGVHKKDYGLDEIYQKYFENNAAENITHEKSAGFLQRTFFKKHREQ; encoded by the coding sequence ATGAACGATCCTATCATACAACTGGAAGGGTTGACGAAATGCTATGGAAAGAAAAAAGCGGTAGATGGCCTGGACCTGGTGATCCGCAAGGGGGAAATATTTGGTTTGCTGGGGCCCAATGGCGCCGGCAAAACCACCACCATCCTCATGATGCTGGGCCTTACGGAACCCACTGCCGGCACGGTGCATGTATGCGGGCATAATGCTACCCGCCATCCCATCGCGGTAAAACGCAGCGTGGGATACATGCCGGACAGCGTAGGGTTTTACGATAACATGACCGCGCTGGAAAACCTGCTCTACATTGGCCGCCTGAATGGCCTGGCAGAGCAGGAACTAAAAGCACGGGCCGCCGCAACCCTGGAACTGGTGGGCCTTGCAGGTGATATGGATAAAAAAACATCCACCTTTTCCCGTGGCATGAAACAACGCCTGGGCCTTGCGGATGTACTGATCAAACAACCCGCCGTCATCATCCTGGACGAGCCTACGCTGGGTATTGATCCCAGCGGTGTGAGGGACTTCCTTGCATTGATCAGGCAACTCAGCAGGCAGCAGGGCCTTACTGTATTGATCTCCTCCCACCACCTGCACCACGTGCAGCAGGTGTGCGACCGTGTAGGTCTTTTTGTGAATGGCAGACTGGAAGTGGAGGGCAATATTGACACCCTTTCTGGCAACTTACTGGCCCGGGAAGGCTACGTTACCACGGTAACACTGGCGCAGGCCATTGCCCAGCCATGGCCGCTCCTGCCAGCCTTCACCGCGCTGGATGGCGTAAAAGAAGTAGCGGTGCAGGATCATGTGGCCACCTTTTCCTGTGAACGCGATATCACGCCTTCCATTGTGCGGCTGCTGGTGGAAAAAGGTTGTGACATCACGGGCGTGCACAAAAAAGACTACGGCCTGGATGAGATCTACCAAAAGTATTTTGAAAACAATGCAGCTGAAAACATTACCCATGAAAAGTCTGCCGGTTTCCTTCAAAGGACTTTCTTTAAAAAACACAGGGAGCAATAA
- a CDS encoding ABC transporter permease — protein MKSLPVSFKGLSLKNTGSNNKSSNTTVSPFRVMVRKEVADHIRSWRLIVLMALIALTFIASLYVSLSAIGAATGNLNDPDHNFLYLKLLTVTDNVVPPFHVFISFLGPLLGISLGFDAVNAEQQNGTLARIMAQPVYRDNLLLAKFVSACLVVTVFFLALELLMIGGGLVFTGVRMEPQELLRILAFTVLSVVYVGFWLGLSILLSVRFKQGATAALTAIGIWIFLTVFYQIIVKLVVRAILPADPGILSQDQVIAYNNMILDLLRVAPSQLYTDATTTLLMPSVRSLGPVTMEQMAGAVPAPLPFKESLMIVWPQVSGLLAATTVCFALSYYLFMRREIRS, from the coding sequence ATGAAAAGTCTGCCGGTTTCCTTCAAAGGACTTTCTTTAAAAAACACAGGGAGCAATAACAAGAGCTCCAATACAACTGTTTCACCGTTCCGCGTAATGGTGCGTAAGGAGGTGGCAGATCACATCCGCAGCTGGCGCCTCATTGTATTGATGGCATTGATCGCGCTCACCTTTATTGCTTCGCTGTACGTGTCACTCTCTGCCATCGGCGCCGCCACCGGCAACCTGAACGATCCGGACCACAACTTTCTTTACCTGAAACTGCTCACCGTTACAGACAACGTGGTGCCACCTTTCCATGTGTTCATCAGTTTCCTGGGGCCACTGCTCGGCATCAGCCTTGGTTTTGATGCGGTGAATGCGGAACAGCAAAATGGCACGCTGGCCAGGATCATGGCGCAGCCGGTGTACCGCGACAATCTCCTGCTGGCCAAATTTGTGAGCGCGTGCCTGGTGGTGACGGTTTTCTTCCTGGCACTGGAACTGCTGATGATAGGAGGAGGGCTTGTTTTTACCGGCGTGCGCATGGAGCCGCAGGAACTGCTGCGCATACTTGCTTTCACGGTGTTAAGTGTGGTGTATGTGGGCTTCTGGCTGGGACTTTCCATTTTGCTCTCCGTACGGTTCAAGCAGGGCGCCACGGCGGCATTAACGGCTATTGGCATATGGATCTTCCTTACGGTATTTTACCAGATCATCGTAAAGCTGGTGGTGCGGGCCATCCTGCCGGCAGATCCAGGCATCCTTTCACAGGACCAGGTGATTGCCTATAATAATATGATCCTGGACCTGCTCCGCGTGGCGCCCAGCCAGCTTTACACGGATGCCACCACCACGCTGCTCATGCCTTCTGTGCGCAGCCTGGGCCCCGTTACCATGGAGCAGATGGCAGGCGCTGTACCGGCCCCGCTGCCCTTTAAAGAAAGCCTGATGATCGTATGGCCACAGGTAAGCGGGCTACTGGCAGCAACAACTGTTTGCTTCGCCTTATCTTATTATCTTTTTATGCGGCGCGAGATCAGGAGTTAA
- a CDS encoding DUF808 family protein: MASGIFAILDDIAALMDDISVTAKVATQKTAGILGDDLAVNAEKATGFVSSRELPVLWAITKGSLLNKLIIIPIALLLNAFVPVAMKIALVLGGFYLAYEGVEKIIEFLFHRSHEKPEPVTAATPQQPDLVAEKGKVKAAIATDFILSIEIVIISLGSVLDKPLATQALTVAIVGVLATAGVYGIVALIVRMDDAGFGLIRRSRGKGIFAAIGRLLVKALPVIIRILAVVGTLALVLVSGGIFVHNIEYLHHVLPGVPAFITELIMGLVAGLVMVGMVNLAKRIVRVVKER; this comes from the coding sequence ATGGCATCGGGCATCTTTGCAATCCTGGACGATATCGCAGCGCTGATGGATGATATTTCCGTTACTGCTAAAGTGGCAACACAGAAAACAGCCGGCATCCTGGGAGATGACCTGGCGGTGAATGCAGAGAAGGCAACGGGCTTCGTGTCCTCGCGGGAGCTGCCGGTGCTGTGGGCTATTACAAAGGGCTCCCTGTTAAATAAACTGATCATTATTCCCATTGCCTTATTGTTGAATGCCTTTGTACCGGTGGCCATGAAAATTGCACTGGTATTGGGCGGATTTTACCTGGCCTATGAGGGCGTGGAGAAGATCATTGAGTTCCTCTTTCACCGCTCCCATGAAAAGCCAGAACCGGTAACGGCGGCCACCCCGCAGCAACCGGACCTGGTAGCGGAGAAGGGAAAAGTGAAAGCGGCCATTGCCACGGATTTTATTCTTTCTATCGAGATCGTGATCATTTCACTGGGGTCTGTGCTGGATAAGCCGCTGGCCACGCAGGCGCTCACGGTGGCTATCGTGGGTGTGCTGGCTACGGCCGGGGTGTATGGTATTGTGGCGCTGATCGTGCGGATGGATGATGCAGGGTTTGGGCTGATCCGGCGGTCACGTGGGAAGGGGATCTTTGCCGCGATCGGGAGGTTGCTGGTGAAGGCGTTGCCAGTGATCATCCGCATACTGGCGGTGGTGGGCACGCTGGCGCTGGTGCTGGTGAGTGGAGGCATCTTTGTGCATAATATTGAATACTTACATCATGTACTCCCTGGGGTACCGGCGTTTATTACGGAGCTGATAATGGGGCTGGTTGCGGGGTTAGTGATGGTAGGGATGGTGAACCTGGCGAAGAGGATCGTGCGTGTGGTTAAGGAGAGATAG
- a CDS encoding class I SAM-dependent methyltransferase, with protein MRLSEAIHLLDHPALRAAIPSSPVCWADLGCGDGLFTEALARLLPRRSALYGIDLRPRLHSDTVNGVSLIPFPADFLTMPLPTEVDGFLMANALHYVQDKPAFLKKLETYYRNGAQKGPLLIVEYDKDTPVEQWVPWPVSFAKLQPLLQQAGWKTVEKIGEVHSVYGGMMYAAIALP; from the coding sequence ATGCGTTTATCAGAAGCCATCCATCTCCTGGATCATCCCGCCCTGCGCGCGGCCATTCCATCCAGCCCCGTGTGCTGGGCTGACCTCGGCTGTGGCGATGGGCTTTTCACGGAAGCCCTGGCCCGCCTGCTGCCCAGGCGCAGCGCGCTGTACGGGATAGATCTCCGGCCCAGGTTACACAGCGATACGGTGAATGGCGTATCGCTCATTCCCTTCCCGGCAGATTTTCTGACCATGCCCTTACCCACGGAAGTGGATGGTTTCCTGATGGCCAATGCGCTGCACTACGTGCAAGACAAGCCCGCCTTCCTCAAAAAGCTGGAAACCTATTACCGCAACGGCGCACAAAAAGGCCCGCTCCTCATCGTGGAGTACGATAAAGATACCCCCGTAGAGCAATGGGTGCCCTGGCCGGTCAGTTTTGCAAAGCTGCAACCCTTGCTGCAACAGGCCGGGTGGAAAACCGTGGAGAAGATCGGGGAAGTGCATTCCGTGTACGGCGGTATGATGTACGCCGCCATCGCATTGCCGTAA
- a CDS encoding RNA polymerase sigma factor: MGSIYAAYADGDLLRLLRSDDPQAFAELYERYRMDVYRYGLTIVKMPLQAEDLLQDTFIRLWDVRHRLEIKTGIRQYLLRICHNRAIDINKQVAVSRQLVDQLFNHYQDDSASLERSQLDLQRFDALVEEALSSLSPQRRRVYEMCKKEKKSYEEVARELQLSTNTVKAHMTQANALLREYIRKNARISILVLLLGKFF, from the coding sequence TTGGGATCTATTTATGCCGCTTATGCCGACGGGGACCTTCTCCGGCTATTGCGTAGCGACGACCCGCAGGCTTTTGCCGAGCTGTATGAGCGCTACCGCATGGACGTTTACCGCTATGGGCTCACCATCGTAAAGATGCCCCTGCAGGCGGAAGATCTTCTGCAGGATACCTTTATCCGCCTCTGGGATGTGCGCCACCGCCTGGAGATCAAAACAGGCATCCGTCAATACCTGCTGCGCATCTGTCATAACCGCGCTATAGACATTAACAAGCAGGTGGCCGTGAGCCGCCAGCTGGTAGACCAGTTATTCAACCACTACCAGGATGATTCCGCATCCCTGGAACGCAGCCAGCTGGACCTGCAACGCTTTGACGCCCTGGTAGAGGAAGCACTCAGCTCCCTCAGCCCCCAGCGCCGCCGCGTATATGAAATGTGTAAAAAGGAAAAGAAGAGCTACGAAGAAGTGGCCCGGGAGCTTCAGCTGTCCACCAATACCGTGAAAGCGCACATGACGCAGGCAAACGCCCTGCTCCGGGAGTACATCCGCAAAAACGCCCGCATTTCCATCCTCGTTTTACTGCTGGGAAAATTTTTTTAA
- a CDS encoding FecR family protein, which produces MQPSYAYYKELLSGFIRNTLTEAEGRELYAFIAAQPSVYEQLMEDPDIIALIALGAESSDAVLVPAADHRVRTQVLAHANGEGVQTVTPPVVAMKGRKTLLRWSVAAAVLVLLGFTTWFLLLQPRQHQLAQGTTAAKPVADKAAPVRNRATITLANGTVVAVDSLRQGLATGQFTRVVTRQDGQVAYEQTNGGAGQELVYNTLSNPRGSKVVDITLSDGSRVWLNAGSSLTYPVAFTGNERRVRISGEGYFEIAPDAHKPFFVTRNEMEVQVLGTHFNINAYDNAAGETRTTLLEGAVRVKEGGQQVTLQPGQQARAGATMNVISNVNVNQVVAWKNGYFNFENMRLPDVMQQLEMWYDISVVYEGAVPDIRFYGELRRDTNLSGVISALEDSGVHFKVEGNKLIVLP; this is translated from the coding sequence ATGCAACCATCCTACGCATATTATAAAGAACTTTTGTCCGGCTTTATCCGGAATACCCTCACCGAAGCGGAGGGCCGGGAGCTGTACGCCTTCATCGCAGCGCAACCCTCGGTCTACGAACAGCTCATGGAAGATCCCGACATCATTGCACTCATAGCGCTGGGCGCGGAAAGCAGTGATGCCGTGCTGGTACCCGCAGCAGACCACCGCGTACGCACACAGGTGCTGGCGCATGCAAATGGTGAAGGTGTGCAAACGGTAACGCCACCGGTAGTGGCGATGAAAGGCCGCAAAACGTTGCTGCGTTGGAGTGTAGCCGCCGCAGTGCTGGTCCTGCTGGGCTTTACCACCTGGTTCCTGCTGCTCCAGCCCCGCCAGCACCAGCTGGCCCAGGGTACCACAGCTGCAAAGCCGGTGGCGGATAAGGCGGCGCCCGTGCGCAACCGTGCTACCATTACCTTGGCAAATGGGACGGTAGTGGCGGTAGACAGCCTGCGCCAGGGCCTGGCTACAGGCCAGTTTACCCGCGTAGTGACCCGCCAGGATGGGCAGGTGGCTTATGAGCAGACGAACGGTGGGGCGGGGCAGGAGCTGGTTTACAACACCCTGAGCAATCCTCGTGGCAGCAAGGTGGTAGACATCACGCTCAGTGATGGCTCCCGCGTGTGGCTCAATGCAGGCAGCTCCCTTACCTATCCGGTGGCATTCACCGGCAATGAGCGGCGGGTGCGCATCAGCGGGGAAGGGTATTTTGAAATTGCCCCGGATGCACATAAGCCTTTCTTCGTTACCAGGAATGAAATGGAAGTGCAGGTACTGGGTACGCATTTTAATATCAATGCGTATGACAATGCCGCCGGTGAAACCCGCACCACCTTGCTGGAAGGCGCAGTGCGCGTGAAGGAAGGGGGACAACAGGTTACCTTGCAGCCCGGCCAGCAGGCCAGGGCAGGTGCCACTATGAATGTGATCAGTAATGTGAATGTCAACCAGGTTGTTGCCTGGAAAAATGGCTATTTCAATTTTGAAAATATGCGTTTACCGGATGTGATGCAGCAATTGGAAATGTGGTATGATATATCGGTAGTGTATGAAGGCGCAGTGCCGGATATCCGCTTCTACGGGGAACTGAGAAGGGATACTAACCTGTCGGGCGTTATCTCCGCCCTGGAGGATTCCGGCGTGCACTTTAAAGTAGAAGGCAACAAACTTATTGTGCTGCCCTAA